tttcttccttttctttttctttgtaaaTTTATGCATCCAGAGTATAAATTCCTTTTCCCACATGTTCTTAGTCAATCTTAGGTTTTATAAGATTTATAATAAGTTTACAATTATCTTGATGACCAAATGTTTATGACAGTTTAAATACCCTAATAAAGTACATTGTCACAAAGACTATACTATGGTCCAAATTTGACCGATGCAACAATGGTTTGAGTTGGGTCTCttactttactttatttattttccatttATTTCACAATCATAATTTCTGACAAgactatataatatatatactaaaattttaaaaatgaccaagaaaaagaaaaaaaaaaaaaaaggaaattatgACATTAGATTTTCATTAAAATCACCATCCAACTTTAGTACACTGATTTTTCAACAGTATTACCAGCGAAGAATAAAGGGCATTCAAAACATAAGTATGATTCATTTAATATGCAAAAAAGGGTTCATCTTTTCTACATATGGTACTATGAACAGAATTAAGTACCCAAACTCAGTTAATAATGATGTGTTTAATATAAAGGAGAAAGTTGGTTACTTTCTTGATTACTtgattaaattatataaatctctaaaaagtatctaaaaattatattaaagtACAGAAGCGGATTCTTACTGTTTAGTTGTAATTGTGgtttaaatagaagaataaaaGTGGAGGGCCAAAAACAGCTCAGTTTGGCAATGGTGTTTTAGACCAAAGTAGGAAAAGGCATCTCTTTTTGTGATGCTTTGTCCCAAATTGCCTGCCTCTTCCTCCCCTCTGCTTTCTTTTCCTTGCTTTCTTCTTTAGGCTTCTCTTTTAGGGTATGGGTTCTATTTCTTTCGATAACTACCCCAACTCAACTTGAGAGCATGATTTGATGTTTGATTTATCCGAGACTAAAAAATTTAAGGCTTAGCAGTTGGTTGTTAATTAATTGGTCATACGTTCAAGTTTGAGAATCATTGTGCAGTTTCACAATTTGAATCTATTTACAACTTGccaattaaaaattttcaaatgttaGCACAATTTGATGTTACATGGTAATGatgaggaacacatttttgctattctactgaCAAGTGCATCTTGTGAGCTTGAATTTTGTAGAAGACTAGacaagtggaaatcaatattAGTTAGGGAAGAAATGACACCGTAAGGGTTTGAAGACATGACCTATTATTATGATATCAAGTTAAACCATCAATTGATCCAAACACAtaggtaaatttaatatatcAGTATTTTAACCTACTTTAGAAAAATGTGTCTTCACAATGTGCAACAACCAAACAAGAGACATACACCAAACATCCATAGGAACAGAACGTCAATGAATTGATTTACAGCAGAGGGGTCTCGTTACCATAATTAACATGTTTCATTAGTTAAAacttcaaatattaattttacttaataaatgaAACCACCTAGGAGTTTGAAGACTACTTCTCATCCTAATCATTAACCGCAAAATTTTATTTAGAAAGCGTTTTCTGAACCTgcaaaaagaagggaaaaaaaaaaaaagaagcagcAGAAATGACACTCCAGCCTTGGGATAAAAAATGACTGATTGTGTTTTGGTTTTAGAGGTCCCCATGCTTTATTGGCAATGGATATGATATCCCCTTCCCACtaagaaaaagtagaaagagcaaaataattaaaaagctATAATTGGGCTTTCCTCATTTCTGAGCTTAGCCTTCATAATGTTTTATTGAAGGATGCAGGAAAAAGACTGAAGTGGAAGGAAAGCACACTGGTTTAGATGTTGATTGATGGGATTTTAATCCCCCAAAGTTGGTGGTTACAATTTTTAGCttaaggaagaagaaaatattCCCCTTTGATCTTCTATCTATTTCAATGGAGTTGGTGCTCTTGGTTGATTACCACACCCCTTCATCCCTTTTGCTTCCTATAGATATTTCAACAGAAGGGATTGAGACAAACACACATAGTATAGAATAATGACTGTTTTGTTTCTGTAAATAACAGAAGATAAATCATTTAAAGGATACTTAATGGGAATGACAACACACAAGACAACTAAATACACGAAATAAAAGAGACAGGATAACGTAGTTGGTTTGGTTTCCATGAAAAAACAAACTTGAATTATTTAAGACAACTAGTAGAGAAGGTAAACGTTTGTGCTATCTAAGCGTAACCGCCTGGCTGATTGGGAGGTGGAGGATTTGGCATATGAGGGAGGAGAGGAGCGCTGTGCTCTATCGGCCCGGGTTTGACTGATGTTTTTGAACTTGGAACTGGATCAATGGGATGGTAGTCATCAAGATTTAGATCACCTGGGTGAACCTTCTTTCTCCCGAGGTTACTATGTTCATCAGTCTGGAACTGAGAACCAAAAAAGGGAATTCAATTCCATTCATCATAGACAGTTGTCATCAATCTCATTAATCAAGAAACAATTAATTTGGAAGGAACTATACTCTATTCTCTCGAAATGTATTATGACACAAGTGAAAATGACTTGTTGGATTTAAAAGCCTTTGAAAAGCAAGTACCTTCAGTTTCCTGTTTAATGGTATGTCAGACAAACATTTCTTTGCATTAACATGGTGTTGGTTCAAAGCTATATCTGCGAATGCAGTCAAGAAAAACACAGCAAAATCAACATGCAAAGTCACAGTAGAATAACATACAAATTCACAACTCAGATATGCAAAACAACTCGGTCTCTGCCTATATACTTGATGCTGTAACTTCGAATTTCAATACGCAAGGATGAAATTATTCAACGTGGACTCGAACATGGCTGAGACAGGGGTGCTTAAATATGTGATCTAACCTGCAGACATTCTTTAGTATGAACATACCAAAATTGTTAAAGACATGAAAAAAAGCAACAGAACAGAAGCACTAGAAGGACAACAGAATTGTTCTGGATTAGCTTCAGTAATCCTAATTTAACATAAAAAACCGAAGAAACAAAGGAACTCTAGTATGgggcaaaaagaaaaaacccatTACAGTAATAAGTATTGAAATGCGACAAACAAGAAGACATTTACATAAATGCAGTAAGATTGAAGTGAAAGCGACAAGCAAATAAAGAAGTGAAAAATGTGTTAAAAACAAACATTAACTTCCAAATTACCAGAGCTGGAGGAGGCATTTATATAGCCGGGAAAGAAAAGCAGCAATAAAGTTGTTTGGAGGACgaaaaacaaaacccaaaacCCAGAAAGCTTCATAATGAAATAATGAGAAAAATGCAGATCAAacccagaaaaaaaaaataatccaaCAACTCCAAAATGTGAATGTACCCAGAAAAAGAAACGAAAAGCACAGACCCTCTTCTTCCACTTCCAAGGTGTGTTAGCTTCAAAAATGGTCGTCCATGGGGGGTTTAAAACAACAGTGGAAATATGGAATAGCATTAAATTGGATCAGAAGAAGAACAATAAAAGAAATCAGGGGATCGTCAATGCTTGTTTATCATATCATCTGCATTGGGTACAGGCTGTGGAGGAGTAAATGTTTGCTTTGAGTTTGCAGAAACTTGTGTCcattttacaaatttaaaatgGCAGAGAATTGGAATGCGAGCCGTCAGGAAAAAACAAACGAACTCGGACTTTAAATAACGGATctttataaaagaaattgaagaacACGAAGGGGGTGTAGCTCATATGGTAGAGCGCTCGCTTCGCATGCGAGAGGCACGGGGTTCGATTCCCCGCATCTCCACCTTTTTCCATATCGTTTTCCTCTTTATATTTTCTTCTCAATTTACTCTGAGGATTATGTTATCAAATTACTGTGTTCTTTTATTACTATTTGCATAAATTGGGTATTCCTTTTTTCCAATTCCAAAATCCTTGGGGTAAACGTGAGCTTGCTTGCAACTATGACATGTTCTCGAGTTCTCCTTTTAAGTGATTTTTTTTAGTTGTTATCCCTTATTCTTGGGAGGGATCAATGAGATTGATGTTTTAGTATTTGGTCGATggtttcttttaaaatattagaagAAAGGTTTCTTCCAACAAAAATAGTTCACCCATATATAAGATTTATGAAACAACTATTGAATACATAGAGCAAATCACCTGTGGACTCTTCAACCAAGCTCTAAGGCTAAGTAGATAAGATCTACAAACATAATCATTTCCTAAGAACATCGTTCCATTACTTCTTTTTTAGTACAATAGATAATACGAGGTTGCGATCAGAATTAACGTAGCTGGTTTGATAATAAACAAATTCAGTTTATTTATAACAAGTAGGAGAGAGGAAAGTATCTGCTCTCTACACAAAACCACCAGGCTGTGGTTGATCAGGAGGGGACGGATTTGGCATATGAGGTATAAGAGGAGAGCCATGCTCTATTGGTCCATGTTTGATGGATCTCTTTGAGCTTGGAACTGGATCGATGGGGTGGTAGTCGTAAAGATTCACGTCACCCACACGAACATTCTTCCTCGTCTTCCTTTGTTCGCTATCCTGCAGCTGAGAATCAAAAACAGAATTCAGTCCCATAAGCAATGAAGCTGCGATTTAGGAAAAGAAGCAATGTTCATCTCTAAATAATATATAGATTGCGAGTACATACTTTCATCTTCCTGTTTGATGGTGTGGCAAACAAATACTCATTTGATTCTACATGGAGGTTGTTTGGAGCCATTTCTACAATTGCAGACGAAGGCATATCAGTGAAACATATTGTGAAAATGTATGCAACCTGCGCTCACTAATTAAACCGATAATTCAAACATTGTTAATCGATCGGACTTTTAGTTATATACTTTATCCCATGATTTTAAAAGTTCAATACCTGAGgaagaaaaagcaaaaaaagttCTGAACTGTTGAGAAAAACTTAGAAATGTTAGTGGTCAGTGGTGAACCAAATGGAAGACAAGGCTAATTCTGcttaaatatataattgaagCTGCTGAATATTCCTAGTTCTAGCATAACAAGATGATTATTGAAACATGGCTTGCACAGGCTAGTGAAATGGCTACAAGAATATTTACTGTTTCAGATCAAaaacatgaaaaagaaaaaagtagtaAAAGCAGAAGGTTGCATCGTTAATTCTCTTTGTAACCAACACAAGTATCATATCAAAGGAAAAGTCAAAGAGAAGAGGATGAACACCAAAAGATAAATAGATTCATCTCATGAAGGTGATACAAACAGAAGAAGGCCATCGAGAGGATCTATCTTCATGTGTCATGACAGTGAATTAATTGGAAGAGCACATTGAAACAAATTGTGCTGCATAGTCCACAACAAAAGTAGAGTCCATGGCAGCAATGGAGGTAGTCAAAGCAACTCTTTTAACCGATAGAACTGAACAGGGAGTGAGGCCTCAAGCGAGGTAAAGTAGAAAACTTCGTCAGTTATATGAAAGAACCAAGCATAAAAACCTCAAATTCAAACATAGATGAGTTCAATTACTGCTTGGACCTCCCCCGAGTAAAAAGATCGCGAAGATGAGGATTGAACCTCTAATACGAAAGAGATCACATTAAGTACTGATGGGGTTTGAACCTCTGATCTCGAGAGAGATTACGCTGAAACTCACTACCCAATTTCTGCTTTGACCAAATTAAAGTAACCTCAACATTTTCCCTTAAATATGATCAATATGCTCAAAGAAGCAATTATCTGCATAATTTAAGCTGAACAAATTGGATATCACAAAATTCAGATTCATAGTGGATGTAGAGTAGCTAATCACATGGCTTAAACACTTCAAGTCTCTTCTGCCTCTTCGCAATCTACTTAAATATTCTGCTAGGTGTTTGTAGATTTGTCCCATCTGTTTATTAgatcatttcaatttttttaccaatacaggatttttttttagttttttccgAAATACAAAGATGGACGAAAAAGAACAATAATGAAAAATCCatgaagatgaaaaaaaaaaaaaatactactTTTCCCCTCAGTAGCCTTCTAGTGTCTACGTCAATCAGTGAGATCCTCATCCATTATGAACCAACGTCTTAGACAGATTGAAGTAAACATGACAACATCATGAGAAAAAAACAGAGCAGAGGACAGGGGATTGTAGTAAAAGACAAGGCCAACAAATAAGGAAGGGGACGAGATTAAAAATGAAACAGAATAGAAAGAACCAATATTACCGGAAGTTGAAGAGGCATTGTTAATgctgaaaaagaaaagtagcaATAAAGATGTGTGAAGCAGAAAAGGTGACTTCATAACGTTCCAAGTGCCTACA
This region of Cucumis melo cultivar AY chromosome 7, USDA_Cmelo_AY_1.0, whole genome shotgun sequence genomic DNA includes:
- the LOC103493595 gene encoding uncharacterized protein LOC103493595 isoform X3, whose product is MSADIALNQHHVNAKKCLSDIPLNRKLKFQTDEHSNLGRKKVHPGDLNLDDYHPIDPVPSSKTSVKPGPIEHSAPLLPHMPNPPPPNQPGGYA
- the LOC103493594 gene encoding uncharacterized protein LOC103493594 isoform X2 translates to MPLQLPFRTFFAFSSSEMAPNNLHVESNEYLFATPSNRKMKLQDSEQRKTRKNVRVGDVNLYDYHPIDPVPSSKRSIKHGPIEHGSPLIPHMPNPSPPDQPQPGGFV
- the LOC103493595 gene encoding uncharacterized protein LOC103493595 isoform X2 translates to MLFHISTVVLNPPWTTIFEANTPWKWKKRVCAFRFFFWVHSHFGVVGLFFFSGFDLHFSHYFIMKLSGFWVLFFVLQTTLLLLFFPGYINASSSSDIALNQHHVNAKKCLSDIPLNRKLKEAKGMKGCGNQPRAPTPLK
- the LOC103493594 gene encoding uncharacterized protein LOC103493594 isoform X3 is translated as MAPNNLHVESNEYLFATPSNRKMKLQDSEQRKTRKNVRVGDVNLYDYHPIDPVPSSKRSIKHGPIEHGSPLIPHMPNPSPPDQPQPGGFV
- the LOC103493594 gene encoding uncharacterized protein LOC103493594 isoform X1, producing the protein MSKQSPLLFRHPHRQAVLKNFLPKILFGLEEKGFIFGINNASSTSEMAPNNLHVESNEYLFATPSNRKMKLQDSEQRKTRKNVRVGDVNLYDYHPIDPVPSSKRSIKHGPIEHGSPLIPHMPNPSPPDQPQPGGFV
- the LOC103493595 gene encoding uncharacterized protein LOC103493595 isoform X1, with protein sequence MLFHISTVVLNPPWTTIFEANTPWKWKKRVCAFRFFFWVHSHFGVVGLFFFSGFDLHFSHYFIMKLSGFWVLFFVLQTTLLLLFFPGYINASSSSDIALNQHHVNAKKCLSDIPLNRKLKFQTDEHSNLGRKKVHPGDLNLDDYHPIDPVPSSKTSVKPGPIEHSAPLLPHMPNPPPPNQPGGYA